From a single Marinobacter sp. THAF197a genomic region:
- the trxB gene encoding thioredoxin-disulfide reductase gives MSETRHSRLIILGSGPAGYTAAVYAARANLNPTLITGIEVGGQLTTTTDVDNWPGDNDGVQGPELMQRMQMHAERFETNIIYDTINEADLNNRPFRLKGDGGEYTCDALIIATGASAMYLGLESEEKFKGQGVSACATCDGFFYRKQKVAVIGGGNTAVEEALYLSNIADEVTLVHRRDKLRAEKILQDKLFEKAENGNVKIVWNHTLDEVLGDGTGVTGMRIRSMEDDSTRDIELAGVFIAIGHKPNTSLFEGQLDMDNGYIRIQSGLNGMATQSSIPGVFAAGDVADHVYRQAVTSAGFGCMAALDAEKFLDQQD, from the coding sequence ATGAGCGAAACCCGACACTCCCGACTGATCATTCTTGGTTCCGGCCCGGCCGGTTACACCGCTGCTGTCTACGCTGCCCGCGCCAACCTGAACCCAACACTGATTACCGGTATTGAAGTGGGCGGTCAGCTCACCACCACCACCGATGTGGACAACTGGCCGGGTGATAACGATGGCGTTCAGGGCCCGGAACTGATGCAGCGCATGCAGATGCATGCTGAACGCTTCGAAACCAACATTATCTACGACACCATCAACGAAGCTGACCTGAACAACCGCCCGTTCCGCCTGAAAGGTGATGGCGGAGAGTACACCTGTGACGCCCTGATTATCGCCACAGGCGCATCTGCCATGTATCTCGGGCTGGAATCCGAGGAGAAGTTTAAAGGTCAGGGCGTGTCGGCTTGCGCCACCTGCGATGGTTTTTTCTACCGGAAACAGAAAGTCGCGGTGATCGGTGGCGGCAATACGGCAGTGGAAGAGGCGTTGTATCTCTCCAACATCGCTGATGAGGTGACCCTGGTTCATCGCAGGGACAAACTGCGAGCCGAGAAGATCCTGCAGGATAAACTGTTCGAGAAAGCAGAGAACGGCAATGTGAAGATTGTCTGGAACCATACACTGGACGAAGTTCTGGGCGATGGCACCGGCGTTACCGGCATGCGCATCCGGAGCATGGAAGACGACAGCACTCGGGATATTGAACTGGCCGGCGTATTCATTGCCATCGGCCACAAACCCAATACCAGCCTGTTTGAAGGCCAGTTGGATATGGACAACGGCTACATCCGCATCCAGTCCGGCCTGAACGGTATGGCCACCCAATCCAGCATTCCGGGTGTGTTTGCCGCCGGCGACGTGGCTGATCATGTATACCGCCAGGCGGTAACGTCTGCCGGTTTTGGCTGCATGGCCGCCCTGGATGCTGAAAAATTCCTGGATCAGCAGGACTGA
- a CDS encoding AAA family ATPase, whose amino-acid sequence MKQKMDSVVTELNKILLGKDTQVRLALCGLLARGHLLIEDIPGMGKTTLSHALAKIMGLSYQRIQFTNDLLPADVLGYSMYDKQAGSLVFHPGPIFAQVVLADEINRASPRTQSALLEAMEERQVSIEGETRPLPSPFFVIATQNPIEQGGTFPLPESQLDRFLMRLRLGYPDPKAERELLEGEDRKTLTDRLEAILPHDQLQALQVAVDEVTASPALLDYLQRLLEQSRRMPGLLYGLSPRAGLGLLRAAKAWALMAGRNHVLPDDIQAVFPSVAEHRLEQGESGKSKERVRQLLTTVSVLE is encoded by the coding sequence ATGAAACAAAAGATGGACAGCGTTGTTACCGAGCTCAACAAAATACTGTTGGGCAAGGACACCCAGGTTCGGCTGGCTCTGTGCGGATTACTGGCCCGCGGCCACCTGCTGATCGAGGACATTCCCGGGATGGGCAAAACCACCCTGTCCCACGCCCTGGCCAAGATCATGGGCCTGAGTTATCAGCGCATCCAGTTCACCAACGATCTGCTACCCGCTGATGTTCTCGGCTATTCCATGTATGACAAGCAGGCCGGCAGCCTGGTTTTTCATCCGGGCCCGATCTTCGCCCAGGTTGTTCTGGCGGACGAAATCAATCGGGCCTCGCCCCGAACCCAAAGCGCCCTGCTGGAGGCCATGGAAGAACGACAGGTGTCCATTGAAGGCGAAACCCGGCCACTGCCCTCGCCGTTTTTCGTGATTGCCACCCAGAACCCTATCGAACAGGGCGGCACCTTCCCGCTGCCTGAATCCCAGCTTGACCGCTTCCTGATGCGCCTGCGCCTGGGGTATCCGGACCCGAAAGCCGAACGGGAACTGCTGGAAGGCGAGGATCGCAAGACCCTAACAGACAGGCTCGAGGCCATCCTCCCCCACGACCAACTGCAGGCACTGCAAGTTGCCGTGGACGAGGTCACTGCCAGCCCGGCCCTGCTGGATTACCTCCAGCGTCTGCTCGAACAAAGCCGTCGCATGCCCGGCCTGCTGTACGGCCTTTCCCCGAGGGCTGGCCTCGGTCTGCTCCGGGCCGCCAAAGCCTGGGCACTGATGGCAGGCCGCAACCATGTGTTGCCAGACGATATCCAGGCGGTTTTCCCATCTGTTGCCGAGCATCGCCTCGAGCAGGGAGAGTCCGGCAAAAGCAAAGAGAGAGTCCGGCAGCTGCTGACCACCGTCTCCGTACTTGAATAA
- a CDS encoding carbon-nitrogen hydrolase gives MTSRPENPQLKIAAIQQKCTDDKAASLATSEKLIREAAKGGAQLVVLQELHATLYFCQTEDTDIFELAEPIPGPTSNRLADLAGELEIVLVGSIFERRMNGVYHNTSVVFDTDGSLAGIYRKMHIPDDPGFYEKFYFTPGDATFNDGRSGFTPINTSIGKLGVLVCWDQWYPEAARLMALAGADILIYPTAIGWDVTDDPEEQARQLEAWVTVQRGHAVANNLPVIAPNRVGTEPDPTGQGDGIRFWGNSFICGPQGEFLARGDDHSECILTATLDRNRTESVRRIWPYLRDRRIDAYGDILKRVRD, from the coding sequence ATGACTAGCCGGCCCGAGAACCCGCAGCTGAAGATTGCTGCTATCCAGCAAAAGTGTACCGATGACAAGGCTGCCAGCCTCGCCACGTCTGAGAAACTGATCCGTGAAGCCGCCAAGGGCGGTGCACAACTGGTGGTGCTGCAAGAGCTGCATGCCACGCTGTATTTCTGCCAGACAGAAGACACAGACATTTTTGAACTGGCGGAACCCATTCCCGGCCCCACCAGCAACCGGCTGGCAGACCTCGCCGGCGAACTGGAGATTGTCCTGGTCGGCTCCATCTTCGAACGGCGCATGAACGGCGTCTACCACAATACCTCCGTGGTGTTTGATACCGACGGCAGCCTGGCTGGCATCTACCGCAAGATGCACATCCCCGATGACCCGGGCTTCTACGAGAAATTCTATTTCACTCCTGGAGACGCCACGTTCAATGACGGCCGCAGCGGCTTCACCCCGATCAATACCTCTATCGGAAAGCTCGGAGTTCTGGTGTGCTGGGACCAGTGGTACCCGGAGGCAGCCCGCCTGATGGCACTGGCCGGCGCCGATATCCTGATCTACCCCACCGCCATCGGTTGGGACGTCACCGACGACCCCGAAGAACAGGCCCGGCAGCTGGAAGCCTGGGTTACGGTGCAAAGGGGCCATGCCGTTGCCAATAACCTGCCCGTTATTGCTCCCAATCGGGTTGGCACCGAACCGGACCCCACCGGCCAGGGAGATGGCATCCGATTCTGGGGCAACAGCTTCATCTGCGGTCCCCAGGGCGAATTCCTGGCCAGGGGAGATGACCACAGCGAGTGCATTCTGACAGCCACCCTTGATCGCAACCGTACCGAATCCGTTCGGCGAATCTGGCCGTATCTTCGGGATCGTCGTATCGATGCCTACGGAGACATTCTTAAACGGGTACGGGACTGA
- a CDS encoding agmatine deiminase family protein translates to MTSKRVLPAEWAPQSAVMLTWPHPGTDWARIMDEVEPVFLNIAHQVLRFEHLVISCEFVARLQKLGQELNHFAEENGLPGRVITVPAPANDTWARDHGPITVDTGDGLTLLDFRFNAWGGKFPWEKDNALNQHLANAGVFGGHRLQSVDFVLEGGSIESDGQGTVLTTSECMLTPSRNPSMDRAAIEQLLSELLGADRILWLNHGYLAGDDTDSHIDTLARFCAPDHICYVTCPDVADEHYSALAAMEEELQEFRQKDGSPYKLTALPWPDAIHDEDGERLPATYANFLIINGAVLLPVYDVPQDQEAIRIMAGIFPDREIVAINCRPLIHQHGSLHCVTMQIPAGVVTL, encoded by the coding sequence GTGACATCCAAGCGAGTGTTGCCTGCGGAGTGGGCGCCCCAGAGCGCAGTCATGTTGACCTGGCCTCATCCGGGCACTGACTGGGCCCGGATAATGGACGAGGTTGAACCTGTCTTCCTGAACATTGCTCACCAGGTGCTTCGATTTGAGCATCTGGTGATCAGTTGTGAATTCGTGGCACGGCTGCAGAAACTCGGCCAGGAACTGAACCATTTCGCAGAAGAGAACGGTCTTCCGGGGCGTGTGATCACCGTCCCGGCACCCGCTAACGACACCTGGGCGCGGGATCACGGCCCGATAACGGTCGACACCGGCGACGGCCTCACCCTGCTGGACTTCCGGTTCAACGCCTGGGGTGGCAAGTTTCCGTGGGAAAAAGACAACGCCCTCAATCAGCATCTGGCGAATGCCGGCGTCTTTGGCGGCCATCGTTTGCAGTCTGTGGATTTCGTTCTGGAAGGTGGTTCCATCGAATCCGATGGCCAGGGCACGGTCCTGACCACCAGCGAGTGCATGCTGACACCGTCGCGAAATCCTTCCATGGATCGCGCAGCCATCGAACAGCTGCTGTCAGAACTCCTCGGAGCAGACCGCATTCTCTGGCTGAACCATGGCTATCTGGCCGGTGACGATACGGATAGCCATATCGACACCCTGGCTCGATTCTGCGCCCCCGACCACATCTGCTACGTGACTTGCCCGGACGTAGCCGATGAACACTACAGTGCACTGGCGGCCATGGAAGAAGAACTGCAGGAGTTCCGGCAGAAGGATGGCAGCCCCTACAAACTGACCGCCCTGCCCTGGCCGGATGCCATCCATGATGAAGACGGCGAGCGCCTGCCCGCCACCTATGCCAACTTTCTGATCATCAATGGCGCGGTTCTGTTGCCGGTGTACGATGTACCGCAAGATCAGGAAGCCATCCGAATCATGGCCGGCATTTTCCCTGACCGGGAGATTGTTGCGATCAACTGCCGCCCGCTGATCCACCAGCACGGCAGCCTTCACTGTGTCACCATGCAGATTCCCGCAGGAGTGGTCACGCTATGA
- a CDS encoding PilZ domain-containing protein, producing the protein MPGSPITPPITDAKADRREYFRIEDRIGLEIRRLSGNADSEQDDPFNGSPLESLKAEFRRLDQDVKAHLASLAERDRLLTGLIKSMNSKLDTLARIIAFEQNPLQPEDWQDVTLSEGGLSFFSSTPAWNQGDRIAVRMTLPPELYQPQAIAEVLSAEVDDRGGARVHTEFVQLDDSSRQQIARHVMRWQIRQRQKE; encoded by the coding sequence ATGCCAGGCTCGCCTATCACGCCACCGATCACCGATGCCAAAGCCGACCGACGCGAGTATTTCCGGATCGAGGACCGTATTGGTCTTGAAATCCGCCGTCTCTCCGGGAACGCTGACAGCGAGCAGGATGATCCGTTCAATGGATCGCCACTGGAAAGCCTCAAAGCTGAATTCCGCCGGCTGGACCAGGACGTAAAAGCACACCTCGCCAGCCTGGCGGAACGTGACCGACTACTGACCGGATTGATCAAATCCATGAACAGCAAGCTCGACACGCTGGCGCGCATTATCGCCTTTGAGCAAAATCCGTTGCAACCGGAGGACTGGCAGGATGTGACTCTCAGCGAGGGCGGCCTGTCGTTTTTCAGCAGCACCCCGGCCTGGAACCAGGGCGACCGTATTGCGGTACGTATGACCCTGCCACCGGAACTCTATCAACCTCAAGCCATTGCGGAAGTTCTGAGCGCAGAGGTGGATGATCGGGGCGGAGCAAGGGTTCACACCGAGTTCGTTCAACTTGACGACAGTAGTCGCCAACAAATTGCCCGCCATGTGATGCGTTGGCAAATCCGGCAGCGGCAAAAAGAGTAA